The proteins below come from a single SAR324 cluster bacterium genomic window:
- a CDS encoding tripartite tricarboxylate transporter permease has product MLPGIGPVNAIAVLFPIVYTLEVPAATVMILFAGIYYGSQYGNSISSILLNVPGTSAAAVTTIDGYAMAKQGLGGKALAMSAIASFIGGTISIFFLALFAPKLAELAINFGPAEYTVLMVFAFIALSSFSQGSLLKAIISAFLGLAIAAIGIDSTTGVSRLTFGMMELYDGIDFIVVVIGFFAVSEILIMLGQKESDQSKMQPLTSLWITFKEITGSLATSLRSCVSGFLIGVLPGAGGTIASFIAYATEKKLLRPNQFGSGDIRGVAAPESANNSASVGSFIPLLILG; this is encoded by the coding sequence ATGTTGCCAGGAATTGGACCCGTCAACGCCATAGCTGTGCTGTTTCCAATTGTTTACACCTTGGAAGTTCCAGCAGCTACCGTGATGATCCTTTTCGCAGGCATTTACTACGGTTCACAATACGGGAACTCCATCTCCAGCATTTTGCTCAACGTTCCAGGCACATCTGCAGCAGCCGTCACAACCATTGATGGCTACGCAATGGCCAAACAAGGCCTGGGTGGAAAAGCACTTGCTATGTCGGCGATCGCTTCTTTCATTGGCGGTACTATCTCCATCTTTTTTCTTGCCTTGTTTGCACCAAAATTAGCTGAACTTGCGATCAATTTTGGCCCTGCTGAGTACACAGTCTTGATGGTCTTCGCATTTATTGCTCTATCAAGTTTCAGCCAAGGAAGCTTGCTGAAAGCTATCATTTCGGCGTTCTTAGGGTTAGCAATTGCTGCAATTGGGATTGACTCCACAACCGGTGTCAGTCGATTGACCTTCGGAATGATGGAGCTATATGATGGAATTGACTTCATCGTTGTTGTGATCGGATTTTTTGCTGTCAGTGAAATTCTTATCATGCTTGGACAAAAGGAAAGTGATCAATCAAAGATGCAGCCGCTAACAAGCCTGTGGATCACTTTTAAGGAAATTACAGGTTCCCTAGCTACCTCATTGAGGAGCTGTGTTTCAGGATTTTTGATTGGAGTCTTACCTGGTGCAGGAGGAACCATTGCTAGCTTTATCGCCTATGCAACAGAGAAGAAACTCCTGCGACCCAACCAATTCGGGAGTGGAGATATTCGGGGGGTAGCTGCTCCAGAATCTGCTAATAACTCAGCCTCCGTTGGATCTTTTATCCCTCTGCTCATTCTGGGAG
- a CDS encoding tripartite tricarboxylate transporter TctB family protein, whose product MKSWGEGGADRLSALIILGFSLAYGYAGKFIQVGFYNGDIGPHHWIYMVASVMVLLGFGLVLRPTQHEFETEVWEDWRKRLPLVGVIIIYSVFLPYTGFLGAMIAMMIVVAKLFGANWKQAILCSVILSLLCLLLFDHLLGISLGRGLWLK is encoded by the coding sequence ATGAAGTCTTGGGGAGAGGGAGGAGCAGACAGACTATCTGCCCTGATCATACTGGGATTTAGTTTGGCCTACGGATACGCAGGAAAATTCATCCAAGTAGGATTCTATAATGGGGATATTGGTCCTCATCATTGGATCTATATGGTTGCTTCCGTAATGGTTTTGCTTGGTTTTGGACTAGTTCTTAGGCCAACACAACATGAGTTTGAAACCGAAGTCTGGGAGGATTGGCGTAAGCGACTACCTCTTGTGGGTGTGATCATCATTTATTCAGTGTTCCTACCCTACACTGGGTTTCTTGGGGCAATGATTGCCATGATGATTGTTGTTGCCAAACTTTTCGGAGCAAATTGGAAGCAGGCCATTCTCTGCTCTGTCATCCTTTCTCTCCTCTGTCTTCTACTTTTTGACCACCTGCTGGGGATTTCCCTCGGTCGTGGCCTCTGGCTGAAATAA
- a CDS encoding tripartite tricarboxylate transporter substrate-binding protein, producing MRKSMQSILGILTGTAIAATTMLGVAMAKPGNTECIAPAGAGGGWDFTCRVPAAQVMGDMGLIDGTMAVTNMSGAGGGKAYAHVVTKRGDDENLIVAASMATAARLGQNVYSGFKASDVRWVGALGADYGAIAVHKDSQFKTLGDLVTAMKDNPRRTAIVGGSSAGGWDHLKVLIVADKAGISDLKAINYISFDNGGTAMLEILSKRADAFTGDISELVEYEKKGNIRILAILAPDRIPAVPSAKTAKEQGYDVIGANWRGFYVPKNISNARYNEWVDIVTKVANSSQWADLSAKNGLAPFKSFGKDFENFVGGQIGKVAQISTDLGFMK from the coding sequence ATGCGAAAATCAATGCAATCAATTTTGGGAATCTTGACTGGAACTGCAATTGCGGCAACCACGATGCTTGGGGTTGCGATGGCTAAGCCAGGCAATACCGAATGTATCGCGCCGGCAGGTGCTGGAGGAGGATGGGATTTTACTTGTCGTGTACCAGCTGCACAAGTAATGGGAGACATGGGCCTAATTGATGGCACAATGGCGGTAACCAACATGTCTGGTGCAGGTGGCGGAAAAGCTTATGCCCACGTTGTAACAAAGCGAGGTGATGATGAGAATCTGATTGTCGCAGCTAGTATGGCTACCGCAGCACGCCTGGGACAGAATGTTTATTCTGGTTTCAAGGCATCTGATGTTCGCTGGGTTGGTGCCCTAGGTGCAGACTACGGAGCGATTGCTGTTCATAAAGACTCACAATTCAAAACCTTGGGTGATCTTGTCACAGCAATGAAAGACAACCCTCGACGTACAGCAATTGTTGGAGGCAGCTCCGCTGGGGGATGGGATCACTTGAAAGTTCTTATTGTGGCTGACAAAGCTGGAATCTCGGATCTGAAGGCGATCAATTACATCTCCTTCGACAACGGTGGTACTGCAATGTTGGAAATCCTTTCCAAGCGAGCAGATGCTTTCACCGGTGACATCTCAGAGTTGGTAGAATACGAGAAGAAGGGTAATATCCGAATCCTTGCGATCCTCGCTCCAGATCGAATTCCAGCTGTTCCTTCAGCAAAAACAGCCAAGGAGCAAGGGTATGACGTGATTGGAGCTAACTGGCGAGGTTTCTACGTACCCAAAAATATCTCCAATGCTCGCTACAACGAGTGGGTGGACATTGTCACAAAAGTTGCCAATTCAAGCCAATGGGCTGACCTGAGTGCTAAGAACGGCCTAGCGCCATTCAAATCCTTTGGTAAAGATTTTGAGAACTTTGTAGGTGGCCAAATTGGAAAAGTTGCACAAATTTCCACTGATCTTGGCTTTATGAAGTAA
- a CDS encoding sensor histidine kinase, translating to MLPNPTPSYSGFQKWMPRSLGKRMLLLMMGLLILLVCATGFIGNQIVTGILNEYIGRVALNVSRSVSLSPIVYQGLIQLESDGIQRYAESVREATGASFVVVGDYEGKRYSHPVPERIGKYMVGGDNERALVQGQSYVSIAVGTLGPSLRGKVPIFSTEGEILGVVSVGYLIETVQDVIQPYQQRLLFWILGLFAVGTLGTWFIAREVKRSIFGLEPYEIAGLYRERTALLESIREGIIAINEKGDVTVMNHQAAQILGFSPEDALGRPIEKLLPETRMLEVLKTGKGEYDQEMLIEEEEVVVNRVPILEQDHVTGVVSSFRRAQEIDRLVQELTSIREYSQALRAQTHEYSNKLHTLAGLIQIGATQESLDLIGRESSGYNALLRQISDQIHDPFLSAIIVGKYHRALELKTELEIDPESSMGNIGHSSRSEKIITIIGNLLENALEASALVEGRKKVSLSMTDVGNELIFEIEDSGPGISQEQQETIFDEGFTTKSGMGRGIGLRLVQKNLIQIHGHLTIGKSSLGGARFTAYIPKTTTNDEDGHQSSDCG from the coding sequence ATGCTGCCTAACCCAACACCAAGTTATTCCGGATTTCAAAAATGGATGCCTCGCTCACTTGGAAAAAGGATGTTGTTGTTGATGATGGGTTTGTTGATCCTCTTGGTTTGTGCGACGGGTTTCATTGGGAATCAAATTGTAACAGGAATCCTTAATGAATATATTGGTCGGGTAGCACTAAATGTTTCCCGCTCGGTCTCTCTTTCGCCGATAGTCTATCAGGGACTTATTCAGCTAGAGTCGGATGGGATCCAGAGATACGCTGAAAGTGTCCGGGAGGCAACAGGGGCAAGCTTTGTTGTGGTTGGTGATTATGAAGGCAAACGCTACAGTCACCCTGTACCTGAACGCATTGGTAAGTACATGGTTGGCGGGGATAATGAGAGAGCGCTTGTCCAAGGGCAGTCCTATGTCTCGATTGCCGTTGGAACTCTGGGGCCTTCTCTCCGTGGTAAAGTGCCAATTTTTTCAACCGAAGGAGAAATCCTTGGGGTTGTTTCTGTGGGCTACCTCATCGAGACCGTCCAGGATGTAATCCAACCCTATCAGCAAAGACTTCTTTTCTGGATTCTAGGGTTGTTCGCAGTAGGAACATTAGGAACATGGTTCATTGCACGGGAAGTAAAGCGTTCAATCTTTGGTTTGGAGCCTTACGAGATCGCGGGTCTGTATCGAGAGCGGACAGCGTTGTTGGAGTCGATTCGTGAGGGGATCATTGCAATCAATGAGAAAGGGGATGTGACCGTGATGAATCATCAGGCAGCCCAGATTTTGGGTTTCTCTCCAGAAGATGCCTTGGGACGTCCCATTGAAAAACTGCTGCCAGAAACGAGAATGCTGGAAGTCCTAAAAACAGGTAAAGGGGAGTATGATCAAGAAATGTTGATAGAAGAGGAAGAGGTCGTGGTAAACCGAGTCCCTATTTTGGAACAAGACCATGTGACAGGAGTGGTTTCCAGTTTTCGTCGAGCGCAGGAGATTGACCGACTTGTTCAAGAGTTGACAAGTATTCGAGAATATTCTCAGGCTTTGCGGGCGCAAACACATGAATATTCGAATAAATTACACACTCTTGCAGGGCTGATTCAGATTGGTGCAACGCAAGAGTCACTGGATTTAATCGGCCGTGAGTCTTCAGGTTACAATGCCCTGTTGCGTCAAATTTCTGACCAAATCCATGACCCATTTCTCTCTGCGATCATTGTTGGCAAGTATCATCGGGCTCTGGAACTCAAAACAGAACTGGAGATTGATCCAGAAAGCTCAATGGGAAACATCGGCCACTCCAGTCGCAGTGAGAAAATCATCACAATCATAGGAAATCTGCTAGAAAATGCGCTGGAGGCATCGGCCTTGGTTGAAGGTAGAAAAAAAGTGTCCCTGTCGATGACAGATGTGGGCAATGAGTTGATCTTCGAAATAGAAGATTCTGGACCAGGGATCAGCCAAGAGCAGCAAGAGACAATTTTTGATGAGGGTTTCACAACAAAATCAGGGATGGGACGAGGAATTGGCCTGAGACTCGTGCAGAAAAACCTGATTCAAATTCATGGGCATCTGACGATTGGGAAAAGTTCTTTGGGTGGTGCCCGTTTCACTGCGTACATCCCTAAAACCACTACGAATGACGAAGATGGTCACCAGAGTTCTGATTGCGGATGA
- a CDS encoding response regulator → MVTRVLIADDDSRITEIHQHYVSKFEGFEVIGLSNTLEDTKLQIEVMEPQLLLLDIYFPDGSGIELLKEIRLRSQALDIIPITAAKEVRLLQEALRGGVFDYILKPVVFSRFEQTLRRYRTHHSNLQSLDSLNQSDIDRIIHQEKPTDSPRMDSGLPKGIDPVTLDKILEEMKEGSIMFTSEEMAERVGASRTTARRYLEYLVSRGSVEVDVSYGGVGRPERIYRMTR, encoded by the coding sequence ATGGTCACCAGAGTTCTGATTGCGGATGATGATTCTCGGATTACCGAGATACATCAGCACTACGTCAGTAAATTCGAAGGATTTGAAGTGATTGGCCTATCTAACACTTTGGAAGATACCAAGCTTCAGATTGAAGTAATGGAGCCACAGTTGCTGCTGCTGGATATCTATTTTCCTGACGGCTCAGGGATTGAGTTGCTCAAGGAAATTCGTCTTCGTTCGCAGGCACTGGATATCATTCCAATCACAGCAGCCAAAGAAGTACGTCTGCTTCAGGAAGCCCTTCGAGGAGGAGTCTTTGATTACATTCTAAAGCCCGTGGTGTTTTCTCGTTTTGAACAAACTCTTCGGCGTTATCGCACTCACCATTCCAATCTACAATCCTTGGACAGTCTGAATCAGTCTGATATTGATCGGATTATCCATCAGGAAAAACCTACTGATTCACCGCGAATGGATTCAGGGCTACCCAAGGGAATTGATCCGGTGACTTTAGACAAAATCCTTGAAGAAATGAAAGAGGGCTCAATAATGTTTACGTCAGAAGAAATGGCAGAGCGTGTTGGTGCGAGTCGGACGACTGCACGTCGCTATCTGGAATACCTTGTCAGTCGGGGCAGTGTGGAGGTAGATGTGAGTTATGGTGGAGTTGGCCGTCCAGAGCGCATTTATCGGATGACTCGGTGA